In Pseudoliparis swirei isolate HS2019 ecotype Mariana Trench chromosome 11, NWPU_hadal_v1, whole genome shotgun sequence, a genomic segment contains:
- the id3 gene encoding DNA-binding protein inhibitor ID-3 — MKAISPVRSARSCYKAVCCISEQSLAISRNKHSCLEEPAGALCDMNDCYSKLKELVPSIPQNKSVSQVEILQHVIDYIFDLQIALEAEDAATPEMVLSIKTADLSRNFAKEEGRLCH, encoded by the exons ATGAAAGCCATCAGTCCCGTGCGCTCGGCGAGGAGCTGCTACAAGGCCGTGTGCTGCATCTCGGAGCAGAGTCTCGCCATCAGCCGGAATAAACACTCGTGTCTGGAGGAGCCGGCGGGCGCCCTGTGCGACATGAACGACTGCTACTCCAAGCTGAAGGAGCTGGTGCCGAGCATCCCGCAGAACAAGTCGGTCAGCCAGGTGGAGATCCTGCAGCACGTCATCGACTACATCTTCGACCTGCAGATCGCGCTGGAGGCGGAGGACGCAGCCACGCCGGAGATGGTGTTATCGATAAAG ACCGCCGACCTTTCTCGCAATTTCGCCAAAGAAGAAGGGCGGTTGTGCCATTAG